The following are from one region of the Lepeophtheirus salmonis chromosome 8, UVic_Lsal_1.4, whole genome shotgun sequence genome:
- the LOC121123284 gene encoding LOW QUALITY PROTEIN: putative carbonic anhydrase 3 (The sequence of the model RefSeq protein was modified relative to this genomic sequence to represent the inferred CDS: inserted 1 base in 1 codon): MRRAFSIILILHFQLWTVLSKTPNTKYWRSFQIEDGPSFERNCYGRRQQSPIDIPKNGIKTQYEDFEYHNYGETPSKYSIINNGHTVKLFQMKDSSFPPFIIGGGLHSIYKFAQLHFHWGNSSTFGSEHTIDEEAFPLELHMVHFNSKYGTNLEEAVQKGNGSFDTLAVLGILFEVQEEDNLAFDEIVKGLSRVKYPEKTTYVAGFPLRNLLPQDKQSFYRYMGSLTTPLCDQIVVWTVYKETVGISERQLEQFRELRARQTKYPLVNTFRSVQSVNGRLVFEVSSSXKRISGGEFNAP, translated from the exons ATGAGGAGGGCTTTCTCTATCATTCTTATCCTTCATTTTCAACTATGGACGGTTCTCTCCAAAACTCCTAACACAAAGTATTGGAGGTCTTTTC aaattgaGGACGGACCAAGTTTTGAAAGGAATTGTTATGGGCGTAGACAACAGTCTCCAATTGATATACCGAAAAATGGAATCAag actCAATATGAAGACTTTGAATATCATAACTATGGTGAAACACcgtcaaaatattcaataattaacaatGGACATACTGTCAAGCTTTTTCAAATGAAAGACTCTTCCTTTCCACCTTTTATCATTGGCGGAGGTCTTcatagtatttataaatttgctcAGCTACACTTTCATTGGGGCAATTCATCGACCTTTGGCTCTGAGCACACAATTGATGAAGAGGCATTTCCCTTGGAGCTTCACATGGTGCACTTCAACTCCAAGTATGGAACCAATTTAGAGGAGGCGGTACAAAAAGGAAATGGATCTTTTGATACTTTGGCAGTTCTtgggattttatttgaagtgcAAGAGGAAGATAATTTAGCCTTCGACGAAATTGTGAAGGGACTCAGTCGAGTCAAATATCCTGAGAAAACTACATATGTTGCTGGATTTCCACTTAGAAATTTGTTACCCCAAGATAAACAGTCATTTTATAGATACATGGGATCTCTCACTACTCCCCTTTGTGATCAAATCGTAGTTTGGACCGTTTATAAG GAAACAGTTGGGATTTCTGAGAGGCAGCTGGAGCAATTTCGAGAACTAAGGGCCAGACAAACTAAATATCCATTGGTCAATACCTTCAGAAGTGTACAATCTGTAAATGGAAGGCTTGTATTTGAGGTTTCGTCAT CAAAAAGGATCTCTGGTGGGGAATTCAATGCACCTTGA